From the Pungitius pungitius chromosome 6, fPunPun2.1, whole genome shotgun sequence genome, one window contains:
- the tmem86a gene encoding lysoplasmalogenase-like protein TMEM86A: MVSPVTVVKSEGPKLVPFFKATCVYFVLWLPTSSPSWFSALIKCLPIFCLWVFLLAHGFSFLGAHSSARKILAGLIFSSLGDAFLIWQEQGYFVHGLLMFAITHILYSSAFGMKPVNASAGLAIAAVSSVSYMLLYPYLSGPFTYLVAVYVALIGFMAWRAIAGLQLANDLWTWTKLSACLGSVLFMVSDLTIAVNKFCFPVPYSRAIIMATYYAAQMLIALSAVECQEAEVARKRM, translated from the exons GTCAAGAGCGAAGGCCCAAAGCTGGTGCCGTTCTTCAAGGCAACCTGTGTGTACTTTGTCCTGTGGCTTCCCACCTCGAGCCCGTCCTGGTTCAGCGCTCTAATCAAATGTCTACCCATCTTCTGCCTCTGGGTGTTTCTGCTGGCTCATGGATTCAGCTTCCTCGGTGCTCATTCCAGTGCACGCAAGATCCTGGCGGGCctcatcttctcttctctgGGTGATGCCTTTCTCATCTGGCAGGAGCAGGGCTACTTTGTTCACG GCCTTCTGATGTTTGCTATCACCCACATCCTCTACTCGTCGGCCTTTGGGATGAAGCCCGTCAACGCGTCCGCCGGCCTGGCCATCGCCGCCGTGTCCTCTGTGAGCTACATGCTGCTGTACCCCTACCTGTCCGGCCCCTTCACCTACCTGGTGGCCGTCTACGTGGCTCTGATCGGCTTCATGGCTTGGAGGGCCATAGCGGGCCTGCAGCTGGCCAACGACCTCTGGACCTGGACCAAGCTGTCCGCCTGCCTGGGCTCGGTGCTCTTTATGGTCTCCGACCTCACCATCGCCGTCAACAAGTTCTGCTTCCCCGTGCCGTACTCGCGCGCCATCATCATGGCCACCTACTACGCCGCCCAGATGCTGATTGCGCTGTCGGCCGTCGAGTGCCAGGAAGCCGAGGTGGCCAGGAAGAGAATGTGA